Proteins encoded in a region of the Cydia pomonella isolate Wapato2018A chromosome 3, ilCydPomo1, whole genome shotgun sequence genome:
- the LOC133516042 gene encoding microtubule-associated protein tau-like isoform X4: METNNVNRAQTENRPPVTGVAGPEVPGPAQFPPRPPLNRADSRSAFPPASLRPAAPPQPQQRPQFQPGGPVAGATQFAPRPGPLPTRGTAPLGPQQIRPQQPLRPSGPQSFAPQLGSRPLQSPSPVQPSPRGLPPTNLQFGPRPTLQIAGAITPDGARPPPQLPQQSNNGIPKNGTFQNPTTGPLSRQSSQGSLKGLDISNSIQNKTANLDNQGIITNPNDSNPENGTDVLGPKGRSYSIAAAPGAPSPLKVEDDRRKSVSSIGGTSLDYASRSPGLGLIQEGKLDSQENVRSSLGNIKPGLTNDPKDMIERPESRISGSKMTESFIGTLPTAIPKKKLDDDDDVVLQNNITSAKNVSENIPNQTKTDSFDRSPSLTRSDDSPELKQKTSPSPVICNKSQSVTPEPQRPKTPKVETKPEARFEQSREAKPVVTPAPKTKSPILDAKPPLAVHKPTELNMTSAAPDSKKSITLKRIASAPKSRPKDGDNDSGVDESTQGNDLNGSPGSPNKKTASKLPTKEKSSSSLKPSLSRSSSKSATVKTPENPQPTEKKKVPMNKIQVGNAPSPNIKTVKSKIGSLDNATYKPGGGKVKIENRKLEFKATPRIAAKNETYTPSGGTKKITTTKLEWNAKSKIGSLENAAYKPGGGDKKIETVKLDFKDKAKPKVASTVNITHKPGGGAVKIENQKLEFKAQSKVGSMDNVKHKPGGGDIKIFDDKEYIKQMSGQSPLPGSHTHSRQESPVPPAAQTPKSDENLNQQQC; encoded by the exons ATGGAGACTAACAACGTTAACCGG GCTCAAACGGAGAATCGACCTCCAGTTACCGGCGTAGCAGGGCCTGAAGTGCCAGGGCCCGCACAGTTTCCACCACGTCCTCCACTGAACCGAGCCGATTCACGGTCAGCCTTTCCACCAGCTTCATTGAGACCTGCCGCTCCACCTCAGCCTCAACAAAGACCTCAATTTCAACCTGGTGGACCAGTTGCAGGTGCAACCCAGTTTGCTCCCAGGCCTGGTCCTCTGCCTACACGTGGTACAGCGCCTCTTGGTCCTCAGCAAATTCGACCTCAACAACCGCTGCGTCCTTCTGGTCCTCAATCATTTGCGCCTCAGCTGGGTTCCAGGCCACTTCAGTCACCTTCACCAGTTCAGCCATCGCCAAGAGGCCTGCCACCTACTAATCTACAGTTTGGCCCTAGACCTACACTACAGATTGCCGGTGCAATCACGCCCGACGGTGCCAGGCCCCCACCACAATTGCCACAACAATCTAATAACGGTATACCTAAAAACGGAACATTTCAGAACCCAACTACTGGGCCACTTTCACGGCAGTCGTCTCAAGGATCTTTAAAAGGCCTAGATATTTCAAACtcaattcaaaataaaacagCAAATCTGGATAACCAAGGTATAATCACAAACCCAAATGACAGTAACCCAGAAAATGGCACAGATGTGCTGGGTCCAAAAGGAAGAAGTTACAGTATTGCAGCAGCTCCCGGAGCGCCCAGCCCACTCAAGGTTGAAGATGATCGGAGAAAATCTGTCAGTTCTATTGGAGGCACATCACTGGACTATGCCAGTCGAAGTCCCGGTCTTGGGCTAATACAAGAAGGAAAATTAGACAGTCAAGAAAATGTACGTAGTTCATTAGGTAACATAAAACCTGGATTAACTAATGATCCCAAAGATATGATCGAGCGACCGGAGTCACGAATTTCCGGATCAAAAATGACCGAGTCATTTATAGGTACACTACCGACTGCAATACCGAAAAAGAAgttagatgatgatgatgatgtagtTTTGCAAAACAATATAACATCAGCTAAAAATGTTTCGGAAAATATTCCAAATCAGACCAAAACTGATTCATTTGATCGTTCTCCATCTTTGACACGCAGTGATGATTCACCAGAACTGAAGCAAAAGACGAGCCCAAGTCCAGTAATATGCAATAAATCACAAAGTGTTACTCCGGAACCACAGCGACCTAAGACACCAAAAGTAGAGACAAAACCAGAAGCGCGATTTGAACAAAGCAGAGAAGCAAAACCAGTAGTAACACCGGCACCAAAAACTAAATCTCCCATTCTGGATGCAAAGCCTCCTTTGGCTGTACACAAGCCCACAGAACTAAATATGACCTCAGCTGCACCAGACTCCAAAAAATCTATCACACTCAAAAGAATAGCTTCTGCTCCCAAATCACGTCCTAAAG atGGTGACAACGACAGTGGTGTGGATGAATCTACCCAaggaaat GATCTCAACGGATCTCCTGGGTCTCCGAACAAGAAAACTGCGAGCAAGTTACCCACTAAAGAAAAATCAAGCAGCAGTCTTAAGCCAAGCCTTTCGCGGTCATCTAGCAAAAGTGCGACAGTCAAAACACCAGAAAACCCACAACCTACTGAAAAAAAGA AAGTCCCTATGAACAAGATCCAAGTGGGAAATGCTCCATCGCcaaatattaaaacagttaaaTCAAAGATTGGATCTCTGGACAACGCGACGTACAAGCCGGGCGGGGGTAAAGTCAAGATAGAAAACAGAAAGCTCGAATTCAAAGCGACTCCTAGGATTGCTGCTAAGAATGAAACTTATACTCCAAGCGGTGGAACTAAGAAG ATTACAACTACAAAATTGGAGTGGAACGCGAAGTCGAAGATTGGATCCCTAGAAAATGCTGCGTACAAGCCAGGCGGTGGAGATAAGAAAATTGAAACTGTGAAACTGGACTTCAAGGATAAAGCCAAGCCTAAGGTTGCATCTACAGTAAACATAACTCACAAACCTGGAGGCGGTGCCGTTAAG ATCGAAAATCAAAAATTGGAATTCAAAGCACAAAGCAAAGTTGGATCTATGGACAACGTTAAACATAAACCAGGAGGCGGTGACATTAAGATCTTCGACGACAAGGAGTACATCAAACAGATGAGCGGGCAGTCGCCCTTGCCCGGCAGCCACACCCACTCGCGGCAGGAG AGCCCCGTGCCGCCAGCTGCGCAGACACCGAAGTCCGATGAAAATTTGAATCAGCAGCAGTGTTAA
- the LOC133516042 gene encoding microtubule-associated protein tau-like isoform X5, whose amino-acid sequence METNNVNRAQTENRPPVTGVAGPEVPGPAQFPPRPPLNRADSRSAFPPASLRPAAPPQPQQRPQFQPGGPVAGATQFAPRPGPLPTRGTAPLGPQQIRPQQPLRPSGPQSFAPQLGSRPLQSPSPVQPSPRGLPPTNLQFGPRPTLQIAGAITPDGARPPPQLPQQSNNGIPKNGTFQNPTTGPLSRQSSQGSLKGLDISNSIQNKTANLDNQGIITNPNDSNPENGTDVLGPKGRSYSIAAAPGAPSPLKVEDDRRKSVSSIGGTSLDYASRSPGLGLIQEGKLDSQENVRSSLGNIKPGLTNDPKDMIERPESRISGSKMTESFIGTLPTAIPKKKLDDDDDVVLQNNITSAKNVSENIPNQTKTDSFDRSPSLTRSDDSPELKQKTSPSPVICNKSQSVTPEPQRPKTPKVETKPEARFEQSREAKPVVTPAPKTKSPILDAKPPLAVHKPTELNMTSAAPDSKKSITLKRIASAPKSRPKDGDNDSGVDESTQGNDLNGSPGSPNKKTASKLPTKEKSSSSLKPSLSRSSSKSATVKTPENPQPTEKKKVPMNKIQVGNAPSPNIKTVKSKIGSLDNATYKPGGGKVKIENRKLEFKATPRIAAKNETYTPSGGTKKITTTKLEWNAKSKIGSLENAAYKPGGGDKKIETVKLDFKDKAKPKVASTVNITHKPGGGAVKPTVIAKKGTRGSPVPPAAQTPKSDENLNQQQC is encoded by the exons ATGGAGACTAACAACGTTAACCGG GCTCAAACGGAGAATCGACCTCCAGTTACCGGCGTAGCAGGGCCTGAAGTGCCAGGGCCCGCACAGTTTCCACCACGTCCTCCACTGAACCGAGCCGATTCACGGTCAGCCTTTCCACCAGCTTCATTGAGACCTGCCGCTCCACCTCAGCCTCAACAAAGACCTCAATTTCAACCTGGTGGACCAGTTGCAGGTGCAACCCAGTTTGCTCCCAGGCCTGGTCCTCTGCCTACACGTGGTACAGCGCCTCTTGGTCCTCAGCAAATTCGACCTCAACAACCGCTGCGTCCTTCTGGTCCTCAATCATTTGCGCCTCAGCTGGGTTCCAGGCCACTTCAGTCACCTTCACCAGTTCAGCCATCGCCAAGAGGCCTGCCACCTACTAATCTACAGTTTGGCCCTAGACCTACACTACAGATTGCCGGTGCAATCACGCCCGACGGTGCCAGGCCCCCACCACAATTGCCACAACAATCTAATAACGGTATACCTAAAAACGGAACATTTCAGAACCCAACTACTGGGCCACTTTCACGGCAGTCGTCTCAAGGATCTTTAAAAGGCCTAGATATTTCAAACtcaattcaaaataaaacagCAAATCTGGATAACCAAGGTATAATCACAAACCCAAATGACAGTAACCCAGAAAATGGCACAGATGTGCTGGGTCCAAAAGGAAGAAGTTACAGTATTGCAGCAGCTCCCGGAGCGCCCAGCCCACTCAAGGTTGAAGATGATCGGAGAAAATCTGTCAGTTCTATTGGAGGCACATCACTGGACTATGCCAGTCGAAGTCCCGGTCTTGGGCTAATACAAGAAGGAAAATTAGACAGTCAAGAAAATGTACGTAGTTCATTAGGTAACATAAAACCTGGATTAACTAATGATCCCAAAGATATGATCGAGCGACCGGAGTCACGAATTTCCGGATCAAAAATGACCGAGTCATTTATAGGTACACTACCGACTGCAATACCGAAAAAGAAgttagatgatgatgatgatgtagtTTTGCAAAACAATATAACATCAGCTAAAAATGTTTCGGAAAATATTCCAAATCAGACCAAAACTGATTCATTTGATCGTTCTCCATCTTTGACACGCAGTGATGATTCACCAGAACTGAAGCAAAAGACGAGCCCAAGTCCAGTAATATGCAATAAATCACAAAGTGTTACTCCGGAACCACAGCGACCTAAGACACCAAAAGTAGAGACAAAACCAGAAGCGCGATTTGAACAAAGCAGAGAAGCAAAACCAGTAGTAACACCGGCACCAAAAACTAAATCTCCCATTCTGGATGCAAAGCCTCCTTTGGCTGTACACAAGCCCACAGAACTAAATATGACCTCAGCTGCACCAGACTCCAAAAAATCTATCACACTCAAAAGAATAGCTTCTGCTCCCAAATCACGTCCTAAAG atGGTGACAACGACAGTGGTGTGGATGAATCTACCCAaggaaat GATCTCAACGGATCTCCTGGGTCTCCGAACAAGAAAACTGCGAGCAAGTTACCCACTAAAGAAAAATCAAGCAGCAGTCTTAAGCCAAGCCTTTCGCGGTCATCTAGCAAAAGTGCGACAGTCAAAACACCAGAAAACCCACAACCTACTGAAAAAAAGA AAGTCCCTATGAACAAGATCCAAGTGGGAAATGCTCCATCGCcaaatattaaaacagttaaaTCAAAGATTGGATCTCTGGACAACGCGACGTACAAGCCGGGCGGGGGTAAAGTCAAGATAGAAAACAGAAAGCTCGAATTCAAAGCGACTCCTAGGATTGCTGCTAAGAATGAAACTTATACTCCAAGCGGTGGAACTAAGAAG ATTACAACTACAAAATTGGAGTGGAACGCGAAGTCGAAGATTGGATCCCTAGAAAATGCTGCGTACAAGCCAGGCGGTGGAGATAAGAAAATTGAAACTGTGAAACTGGACTTCAAGGATAAAGCCAAGCCTAAGGTTGCATCTACAGTAAACATAACTCACAAACCTGGAGGCGGTGCCGTTAAG CCTACAGTGATAGCTAAGAAAGGGACGAGAGGA AGCCCCGTGCCGCCAGCTGCGCAGACACCGAAGTCCGATGAAAATTTGAATCAGCAGCAGTGTTAA